A single genomic interval of Chrysemys picta bellii isolate R12L10 chromosome 8, ASM1138683v2, whole genome shotgun sequence harbors:
- the STIL gene encoding SCL-interrupting locus protein isoform X5, producing MEAIYAVSDHQTDPRIASSRMVPFSFPLSKCALWDPTPVGDVIGAHITYYRNPKLLMMEKALRLAYRHAKQSERKFFSCFLLGTLAVDEDDEGVSLTIDRFDPGREVTDGSGKVPTAPLPGDFLIPCTINAWGSSSGDIIVHNSEDFNLAFKGLQHSLCSRDSLDLSRLLTVRVHIASTESMDNLNFDFHWAAVTITNTLEYTPVKSVPIIPTALARNLSGHMNIAQIQGTYKCGLLCSRYLTMDQTRKLLLVLESDPKAYALPLVGIWLSGITHIYNPQVWACCLRYLFSSSIQERVLSESGSFLIVLYSLTHKEPEFYECLPCSGQTELGFQLLTSKETLHLFKNVEPSDKHPIQFELNAEKQNAETEFFSKVSMNLSIRSPPQGSSPSKLSVSDHDSGVEDEDLSPRPIPSPHPVSQQVTKIHPSVPELSLVFDGSFMEPKPMSQPMQTMNNKNQPLLVPQPNKKTYSTGPLYQNQCFDNHKQSFSTHARHSSLRRLPSQLNQITPTLKPCRGKQLPLQQQPNCRRIGLQTRKSSGSSSSSSSPSPSTPRSGPSPDTSVHQPRMPSERLVSNPDRAIQRKGEPPATRPSTSNSKQSPSATQPLQYNIAFSHQNSRPTELQMPVPQVPSCCPASVCGCPLHGHIQYSSTNAWQGLVKMGTNHAEIQSDVPQESAYSVFHQNVTCPNICCSPIHTPSSSVTPGYNGKMGNCSPLGSSLSPGSRLSSHPSPCHLQSCAAHSACTHAPAPKMESDNGMMGLSPDAYRILTEQDRQLKLLQAQIQRLLEAQTLQPCSTKTTIGNNALQSEKQLEFVAMETQSSQGLHMRKSVSIAVSTGASLFWNAPCEKQEDSVCPVKQDDTEISKEDISISINTEQDASNTSIASSLKAVDIPSFVESCHVAEEGTNQAGLRNEPVSPACAPNSLLEESVSMCLQTGPTEGANYHMVAPSEPEAEHAGPSLPRHPSDDQKFYQDILGQVNHFLKSSSEECDPPSTKQTIVDNDGPTCRNINDPKERSSVSDPGLTDKDRVISATLKQLRNLGVKIESPDKMKKNAHKVENASILACINPEAVVPGLNYMSFVNVGMSGLTPNGVDLSMEANAIALKYLSESQLTQLSLRHTSEKNPEDSSFQNLLHANMDKSMMGLSLISPNNMSFATKKYMKRYGLLQSSDNSEDEEELQTQNCSISSISKSEDGLETNFKPMLEGFNFWKESSERVCDRLSINLKPYKESTGSYSLSESNGPVLRNITNEVFPPKILHQPHENSQQILKDLKLKTKLVAGKVEFTQQPDRENLGNVRIFSENLQTPTLETLNQADSMSSVGTFLDVKHLRQLPKLF from the exons ATGGAGGCTATTTATGCTGTTTCAGATCACCAAACAGATCCTAG aattGCTTCAAGCAGGATGGTACCATTCAGTTTTCCTCTATCAAAATGTGCACTTTGGGATCCAACACCTGTGGGAGATGTTATTGGCGCACACATTACTTATTACAG GAATCCCAAACTGTTGATGATGGAGAAGGCTCTTCGTCTTGCCTATCGCCATGCTAAGCAGAGTGAAAGAAAGTTCTTTTCCTGTTTTTTGCTTGGGACTCTTGCAGTGGATGAAg acgATGAAGGTGTATCACTGACAATAGACAGATTTGATCCCGGTCGAGAAGTAACTGATGGTTCAGGGAAAGTCCCCACAGCACCTCTTCCAGGAGACTTTTTGATTCCATGTACAATTAACGCTTGGGGATCTTCCTCCGGAGATATTATAGTGCACAATTCTGAAGACTTCAACTTAGCTTTTAAG GGACTTCAACACAGTTTGTGCAGTAGAGACTCTTTGGATCTTTCCAGACTGCTCACCGTAAGAGTTCACATTGCTTCAACAGAGAGCATGGACAATCTAAACTTTGATTTTCACTGGGCAGCTGTTACTATAACAAATACTTTAGAATACACTCCTGTGAAATCTGTCCCAATTATTCCTACAGCCCTGGCAAGAAACTTGAGCGGTCATATGAATATTGCACAGATTCAGGGGACTTATAAATGTGG CCTATTATGTTCCAGATACCTTACAATGGACCAAACCCGAAAACTACTTCTGGTGCTGGAATCTGATCCCAAGGCTTATGCTTTGCCATTGGTTGGAAT TTGGTTGAGTGGCATCACTCATATCTACAATCCACAGGTCTGGGCCTGCTGCCTGCGTTATTTGTTCAGTTCTTCAATTCAAGAAAG GGTTCTTTCAGAGTCTGGAAGTTTCCTTATTGTTCTCTATTCGCTGACCCACAAGGAACCTGAGTTCTATGAGTGCCTTCCTTGCAGTGGGCAAACTGAACTAGGGTTTCAGCTACTAACAAGTAAAGAAACATTACATCTCTTCAAA AATGTTGAACCTTCAGACAAGCACCCTATTCAATTTGAGCTGAATGcagaaaaacaaaatgcagaAACGGAGTTCTTCAGCAAAGTTTCCATGAATCTTTCCATTAGAAG TCCTCCTCAAGGCTCTTCCCCCAGCAAACTGTCAGTAAGTGATCATGACTCGGGTGTGGAAGATGAAGATTTATCTCCGAGACCAATTCCAAGTCCTCATCCAGTGAGTCAACAG GTTACTAAGATCCATCCTTCGGTTCCTGAACTCTCCCTTGTCTTTGATGGCAGCTTCATGGAACCAAAACCAATGTCTCAGCCTATGCAGACCATGAATAATAAAAATCAACCACTGCTGGTACCTCAGCCTAATAAAAAGACCTATTCAACAGGACCATTATACCAAAATCAATGCTTTGATAACCATAAACAAAGCTTCAGCACCCATGCTAGACATTCTTCATTGAGAAGGTTACCGAGCCAATTAAACCAGATAACGCCAACTTTAAAACCTTGCAGAGGAAAGCAGCTGCCACTACAGCAACAGCCTAATTGTAGGAGAATTGGCCTTCAAACAAGAAAGAGTTCTGGATCTTCTTCCTCTTCATCATCCCCTTCCCCTTCAACACCTCGCAGTGGGCCCTCTCCTGATACATCTGTGCATCAACCCAGGATGCCATCTGAAAGACTTGTATCAAATCCTGATAGAGCCATACAAAGAAAAGGGGAACCTCCAGCAACGAGACCCTCAACATCTAATTCTAAGCAGTCTCCTAGTGCCACACAGCCTCTCCAGTACAACATTGCTTTTTCACACCAGAACTCAAGACCAACAGAACTGCAGATGCCTGTCCCTCAAGTGCCATCTTGCTGTCCAGCCAGTGTATGTGGTTGTCCACTTCATGGACATATCCAATACAGTTCAACAAATGCTTGGCAAGGATTGGTTAAAATGGGCACCAATCATGCAGAAATCCAATCTGATGTTCCTCAAGAGAGCGCATATtcagttttccatcaaaatgtcACTTGTCCAAATATTTGCTGTAGTCCAATACATACCCCAAGTAGTTCTGTAACTCCTGGGTACAATGGGAAAATGGGGAATTGTTCTCCCCTTGGTAGCAGCTTATCACCTGGGTCAAGACTTTCTTCACATCCAAGCCCTTGCCATCTCCAATCTTGTGCGGCACATTCAGCATGCACACATGCACCTGCTCCCAAAATGGAATCAGATAATGGAATGATGGGACTATCTCCAGATGCTTACAGGATTCTTACAGAACAAGACAGGCAGCTGAAATTACTTCAAGCTCAG ATCCAGCGTTTGTTGGAAGCACAAACTCTTCAACCTTGTTCTACTAAAACTACTATAGGTAACAATGCCCTACAGTCTGAGAAGCAGTTGGAATTTGTTGCCATGGAAACACAATCTTCCCAAGGTTTACACATGAGAAAAAGTGTGAGCATTGCTGTAAGCACAG GTGCTAGCTTATTTTGGAATGCACCATGTGAAAAGCAAGAAGACTCTGTGTGTCCAGTTAAACAAGATGACACTGAAATATCTAAAGAAGATATAAGCATTTCTATTAACACTGAGCAAGATGCAAGTAATACAAGTATTGCCTCCTCATTAAAGGCTGTTGACATACCCAGCTTTGTAGAAAGTTGCCATGTTGCAGAAGAAGGAACTAACCAGGCTGGACTCAG AAATGAGCCAGTTTCCCCAGCATGTGCTCCAAATTCACTGTTGGAAGAAAGTGTTAGCATGTGTTTACAGACAGGACCCACGGAGGGAGCTAACTACCACATGGTGGCACCAAGTGAACCAGAAGCTGAGCATGCTGGTCCATCACTGCCTAGACACCCATCCGATGATCAAAAGTTTTACCAGGATATATTG GGTCAAGTAAACCACTTCTTAAAGTCATCCTCTGAAGAATGTGATCCTCCATCTACAAAACAAACAATTGTCGACAATGATGGTCCCACATGTCGGAATATTAATGACCCAAAGGAAAGAAGTTCAGTATCTGACCCAGGCCTGACAGATAAAGATAGAGTGATTAGTGCAACCCTTAAGCAATTAAGGAACCTTGGAGTAAAAATTGAATCACCtgacaaaatgaagaaaaatgcaCACAAAGTAGAGAATGCCAG CATATTGGCCTGCATAAATCCTGAAGCAGTGGTCCCTGGACTAAACTACATGTCATTTGTTAATGTCGGCATGAGTGGGTTAACTCCCAATGGAGTTGATTTGAGTATGGAGGCAAATGCAATAGCACTCAAGTATCTAAGTGAAAGTCAACTGACGCAGCTCTCTCTCCGTCACACAAGTGAAAAAAACCCTGAAGATTCATCTTTCCAAAATCTTTTACATGCAAATATGGACAAGAGCATGATGGGTCTTAGCTTAATTTCACCAAACAATATGTCCTTTGCAACCAAGAAGTACATGAAAAGATATGGGCTCCTACAAAGCAGTGACAATAGTGAAGATGAAGAGGAGCTACAAACTCAGAACTGCAGCATCTCTAGTATTAGCAAGAGTGAAGATGGGTTAGAGACTAACTTTAAGCCCATGTTGGAGGGCTTTAACTTCTGGAAAGAATCTTCTGAAAGAGTTTGTGATAGATTATCCATTAACCTGAAACCTTACAAGGAGTCAACTGGAAGTTATTCTTTGTCAGAATCCAATGGTCCTGTATTAAGAAATATTACAAATGAAGTCTTTCCTCCAAAAATACTACATCAACCACACGAGAATTCACAGCAGATTCTGAAGGATTTAAAGCTAAAAACCAAACTTGTAGCTGGGAAAGTAGAGTTCACTCAGCAACCTGACAGGGAGAACCTAGGAAATGTTCGGATCTTCTCTGAAAATCTACAAACTCCCACGCTTGAGACATTAAATCAGGCGGACAGCATGAGTTCAGTTGGTACCTTTCTCGATGTAAAACACCTCAGACAGTTGCCAAAGCTGTTCTga
- the STIL gene encoding SCL-interrupting locus protein isoform X3, whose product MWRGWELDKPRWGELSMHSDRIASSRMVPFSFPLSKCALWDPTPVGDVIGAHITYYRNPKLLMMEKALRLAYRHAKQSERKFFSCFLLGTLAVDEDDEGVSLTIDRFDPGREVTDGSGKVPTAPLPGDFLIPCTINAWGSSSGDIIVHNSEDFNLAFKGLQHSLCSRDSLDLSRLLTVRVHIASTESMDNLNFDFHWAAVTITNTLEYTPVKSVPIIPTALARNLSGHMNIAQIQGTYKCGLLCSRYLTMDQTRKLLLVLESDPKAYALPLVGIWLSGITHIYNPQVWACCLRYLFSSSIQERVLSESGSFLIVLYSLTHKEPEFYECLPCSGQTELGFQLLTSKETLHLFKNVEPSDKHPIQFELNAEKQNAETEFFSKVSMNLSIRSPPQGSSPSKLSVSDHDSGVEDEDLSPRPIPSPHPVSQQVTKIHPSVPELSLVFDGSFMEPKPMSQPMQTMNNKNQPLLVPQPNKKTYSTGPLYQNQCFDNHKQSFSTHARHSSLRRLPSQLNQITPTLKPCRGKQLPLQQQPNCRRIGLQTRKSSGSSSSSSSPSPSTPRSGPSPDTSVHQPRMPSERLVSNPDRAIQRKGEPPATRPSTSNSKQSPSATQPLQYNIAFSHQNSRPTELQMPVPQVPSCCPASVCGCPLHGHIQYSSTNAWQGLVKMGTNHAEIQSDVPQESAYSVFHQNVTCPNICCSPIHTPSSSVTPGYNGKMGNCSPLGSSLSPGSRLSSHPSPCHLQSCAAHSACTHAPAPKMESDNGMMGLSPDAYRILTEQDRQLKLLQAQIQRLLEAQTLQPCSTKTTIGNNALQSEKQLEFVAMETQSSQGLHMRKSVSIAVSTGASLFWNAPCEKQEDSVCPVKQDDTEISKEDISISINTEQDASNTSIASSLKAVDIPSFVESCHVAEEGTNQAGLRNEPVSPACAPNSLLEESVSMCLQTGPTEGANYHMVAPSEPEAEHAGPSLPRHPSDDQKFYQDILGQVNHFLKSSSEECDPPSTKQTIVDNDGPTCRNINDPKERSSVSDPGLTDKDRVISATLKQLRNLGVKIESPDKMKKNAHKVENASILACINPEAVVPGLNYMSFVNVGMSGLTPNGVDLSMEANAIALKYLSESQLTQLSLRHTSEKNPEDSSFQNLLHANMDKSMMGLSLISPNNMSFATKKYMKRYGLLQSSDNSEDEEELQTQNCSISSISKSEDGLETNFKPMLEGFNFWKESSERVCDRLSINLKPYKESTGSYSLSESNGPVLRNITNEVFPPKILHQPHENSQQILKDLKLKTKLVAGKVEFTQQPDRENLGNVRIFSENLQTPTLETLNQADSMSSVGTFLDVKHLRQLPKLF is encoded by the exons ATGTGGAGAGGCTGGGAGCTTGACAAACCAAGATGGGGAGAACTTTCCATGCATAGTGACAG aattGCTTCAAGCAGGATGGTACCATTCAGTTTTCCTCTATCAAAATGTGCACTTTGGGATCCAACACCTGTGGGAGATGTTATTGGCGCACACATTACTTATTACAG GAATCCCAAACTGTTGATGATGGAGAAGGCTCTTCGTCTTGCCTATCGCCATGCTAAGCAGAGTGAAAGAAAGTTCTTTTCCTGTTTTTTGCTTGGGACTCTTGCAGTGGATGAAg acgATGAAGGTGTATCACTGACAATAGACAGATTTGATCCCGGTCGAGAAGTAACTGATGGTTCAGGGAAAGTCCCCACAGCACCTCTTCCAGGAGACTTTTTGATTCCATGTACAATTAACGCTTGGGGATCTTCCTCCGGAGATATTATAGTGCACAATTCTGAAGACTTCAACTTAGCTTTTAAG GGACTTCAACACAGTTTGTGCAGTAGAGACTCTTTGGATCTTTCCAGACTGCTCACCGTAAGAGTTCACATTGCTTCAACAGAGAGCATGGACAATCTAAACTTTGATTTTCACTGGGCAGCTGTTACTATAACAAATACTTTAGAATACACTCCTGTGAAATCTGTCCCAATTATTCCTACAGCCCTGGCAAGAAACTTGAGCGGTCATATGAATATTGCACAGATTCAGGGGACTTATAAATGTGG CCTATTATGTTCCAGATACCTTACAATGGACCAAACCCGAAAACTACTTCTGGTGCTGGAATCTGATCCCAAGGCTTATGCTTTGCCATTGGTTGGAAT TTGGTTGAGTGGCATCACTCATATCTACAATCCACAGGTCTGGGCCTGCTGCCTGCGTTATTTGTTCAGTTCTTCAATTCAAGAAAG GGTTCTTTCAGAGTCTGGAAGTTTCCTTATTGTTCTCTATTCGCTGACCCACAAGGAACCTGAGTTCTATGAGTGCCTTCCTTGCAGTGGGCAAACTGAACTAGGGTTTCAGCTACTAACAAGTAAAGAAACATTACATCTCTTCAAA AATGTTGAACCTTCAGACAAGCACCCTATTCAATTTGAGCTGAATGcagaaaaacaaaatgcagaAACGGAGTTCTTCAGCAAAGTTTCCATGAATCTTTCCATTAGAAG TCCTCCTCAAGGCTCTTCCCCCAGCAAACTGTCAGTAAGTGATCATGACTCGGGTGTGGAAGATGAAGATTTATCTCCGAGACCAATTCCAAGTCCTCATCCAGTGAGTCAACAG GTTACTAAGATCCATCCTTCGGTTCCTGAACTCTCCCTTGTCTTTGATGGCAGCTTCATGGAACCAAAACCAATGTCTCAGCCTATGCAGACCATGAATAATAAAAATCAACCACTGCTGGTACCTCAGCCTAATAAAAAGACCTATTCAACAGGACCATTATACCAAAATCAATGCTTTGATAACCATAAACAAAGCTTCAGCACCCATGCTAGACATTCTTCATTGAGAAGGTTACCGAGCCAATTAAACCAGATAACGCCAACTTTAAAACCTTGCAGAGGAAAGCAGCTGCCACTACAGCAACAGCCTAATTGTAGGAGAATTGGCCTTCAAACAAGAAAGAGTTCTGGATCTTCTTCCTCTTCATCATCCCCTTCCCCTTCAACACCTCGCAGTGGGCCCTCTCCTGATACATCTGTGCATCAACCCAGGATGCCATCTGAAAGACTTGTATCAAATCCTGATAGAGCCATACAAAGAAAAGGGGAACCTCCAGCAACGAGACCCTCAACATCTAATTCTAAGCAGTCTCCTAGTGCCACACAGCCTCTCCAGTACAACATTGCTTTTTCACACCAGAACTCAAGACCAACAGAACTGCAGATGCCTGTCCCTCAAGTGCCATCTTGCTGTCCAGCCAGTGTATGTGGTTGTCCACTTCATGGACATATCCAATACAGTTCAACAAATGCTTGGCAAGGATTGGTTAAAATGGGCACCAATCATGCAGAAATCCAATCTGATGTTCCTCAAGAGAGCGCATATtcagttttccatcaaaatgtcACTTGTCCAAATATTTGCTGTAGTCCAATACATACCCCAAGTAGTTCTGTAACTCCTGGGTACAATGGGAAAATGGGGAATTGTTCTCCCCTTGGTAGCAGCTTATCACCTGGGTCAAGACTTTCTTCACATCCAAGCCCTTGCCATCTCCAATCTTGTGCGGCACATTCAGCATGCACACATGCACCTGCTCCCAAAATGGAATCAGATAATGGAATGATGGGACTATCTCCAGATGCTTACAGGATTCTTACAGAACAAGACAGGCAGCTGAAATTACTTCAAGCTCAG ATCCAGCGTTTGTTGGAAGCACAAACTCTTCAACCTTGTTCTACTAAAACTACTATAGGTAACAATGCCCTACAGTCTGAGAAGCAGTTGGAATTTGTTGCCATGGAAACACAATCTTCCCAAGGTTTACACATGAGAAAAAGTGTGAGCATTGCTGTAAGCACAG GTGCTAGCTTATTTTGGAATGCACCATGTGAAAAGCAAGAAGACTCTGTGTGTCCAGTTAAACAAGATGACACTGAAATATCTAAAGAAGATATAAGCATTTCTATTAACACTGAGCAAGATGCAAGTAATACAAGTATTGCCTCCTCATTAAAGGCTGTTGACATACCCAGCTTTGTAGAAAGTTGCCATGTTGCAGAAGAAGGAACTAACCAGGCTGGACTCAG AAATGAGCCAGTTTCCCCAGCATGTGCTCCAAATTCACTGTTGGAAGAAAGTGTTAGCATGTGTTTACAGACAGGACCCACGGAGGGAGCTAACTACCACATGGTGGCACCAAGTGAACCAGAAGCTGAGCATGCTGGTCCATCACTGCCTAGACACCCATCCGATGATCAAAAGTTTTACCAGGATATATTG GGTCAAGTAAACCACTTCTTAAAGTCATCCTCTGAAGAATGTGATCCTCCATCTACAAAACAAACAATTGTCGACAATGATGGTCCCACATGTCGGAATATTAATGACCCAAAGGAAAGAAGTTCAGTATCTGACCCAGGCCTGACAGATAAAGATAGAGTGATTAGTGCAACCCTTAAGCAATTAAGGAACCTTGGAGTAAAAATTGAATCACCtgacaaaatgaagaaaaatgcaCACAAAGTAGAGAATGCCAG CATATTGGCCTGCATAAATCCTGAAGCAGTGGTCCCTGGACTAAACTACATGTCATTTGTTAATGTCGGCATGAGTGGGTTAACTCCCAATGGAGTTGATTTGAGTATGGAGGCAAATGCAATAGCACTCAAGTATCTAAGTGAAAGTCAACTGACGCAGCTCTCTCTCCGTCACACAAGTGAAAAAAACCCTGAAGATTCATCTTTCCAAAATCTTTTACATGCAAATATGGACAAGAGCATGATGGGTCTTAGCTTAATTTCACCAAACAATATGTCCTTTGCAACCAAGAAGTACATGAAAAGATATGGGCTCCTACAAAGCAGTGACAATAGTGAAGATGAAGAGGAGCTACAAACTCAGAACTGCAGCATCTCTAGTATTAGCAAGAGTGAAGATGGGTTAGAGACTAACTTTAAGCCCATGTTGGAGGGCTTTAACTTCTGGAAAGAATCTTCTGAAAGAGTTTGTGATAGATTATCCATTAACCTGAAACCTTACAAGGAGTCAACTGGAAGTTATTCTTTGTCAGAATCCAATGGTCCTGTATTAAGAAATATTACAAATGAAGTCTTTCCTCCAAAAATACTACATCAACCACACGAGAATTCACAGCAGATTCTGAAGGATTTAAAGCTAAAAACCAAACTTGTAGCTGGGAAAGTAGAGTTCACTCAGCAACCTGACAGGGAGAACCTAGGAAATGTTCGGATCTTCTCTGAAAATCTACAAACTCCCACGCTTGAGACATTAAATCAGGCGGACAGCATGAGTTCAGTTGGTACCTTTCTCGATGTAAAACACCTCAGACAGTTGCCAAAGCTGTTCTga